In the Pseudolabrys taiwanensis genome, one interval contains:
- a CDS encoding MaoC/PaaZ C-terminal domain-containing protein, with protein sequence MHDLYFDDFSVGQRFVSARRTVTADEIAAFAQAYDPNPFHLDDAPARAAGYPGIIASGFHMLSLSFRLFFDLKLWETAIMPSPGMDAVRWLKPLLPGQTIWIEAEVTEVIPSTSKPDRGILRFRHDTFAEPGEKLMTVDCMHRLRRRASV encoded by the coding sequence ATGCACGATCTTTATTTTGACGACTTCAGCGTCGGTCAGCGTTTTGTCTCGGCGCGCCGGACGGTTACCGCCGACGAGATCGCGGCCTTCGCGCAGGCCTACGATCCCAATCCCTTTCATCTCGACGACGCGCCGGCGCGCGCGGCCGGCTATCCCGGCATCATCGCGTCGGGCTTTCATATGTTGTCGCTGAGCTTTCGCCTGTTCTTCGATCTCAAGCTGTGGGAGACGGCGATCATGCCGTCGCCGGGCATGGACGCGGTGCGCTGGCTCAAGCCGCTGTTGCCGGGGCAGACGATCTGGATCGAGGCGGAGGTGACCGAGGTCATTCCCTCGACCAGCAAGCCGGATCGCGGCATCCTGCGCTTCCGCCACGATACGTTCGCCGAGCCGGGCGAAAAGCTCATGACCGTCGACTGCATGCACCGGCTGCGGCGGCGCGCGTCGGTCTGA
- a CDS encoding DUF899 domain-containing protein gives MTQHATGTREEWLAARLDLLAAEKDYTRRGDELAQRRQALPWVKVDKDYRFDTDKGSATLADLFQGRSQLLVYHFMFGPDWKAGCPSCSMIADGFNGYTVHLANHDVMLWAVSRAPLAKLQSYKQRMGWTFPWASSAGSDFNFDFSVSFTEEQQWEGTIEYNYRRGGHAMDRAPVPPPVAKFAETCGTDAQSYRRDRPGLSAFVREDGQIYHTYSTYARGVDGIWGVYPWLDRAPKGRNETGVWWRRHDEYDNG, from the coding sequence ATGACACAGCATGCGACCGGAACGCGCGAGGAATGGCTGGCCGCGCGGCTCGACCTGCTCGCGGCGGAGAAGGACTACACCCGCCGCGGCGACGAACTGGCGCAACGCCGGCAGGCGCTGCCCTGGGTGAAGGTCGACAAGGACTATCGGTTCGACACCGACAAGGGCAGCGCCACATTGGCCGACCTGTTCCAAGGTCGGTCGCAGCTTCTCGTCTATCATTTCATGTTCGGTCCGGACTGGAAGGCCGGCTGTCCGTCCTGCTCGATGATCGCCGACGGTTTCAACGGCTACACCGTGCATCTCGCCAACCACGACGTGATGCTCTGGGCCGTGTCGCGGGCGCCGCTGGCCAAGCTGCAATCCTACAAGCAAAGAATGGGGTGGACCTTTCCCTGGGCGTCGTCGGCAGGCAGCGATTTCAATTTCGATTTCAGCGTGTCCTTCACCGAGGAACAGCAGTGGGAGGGCACCATCGAATACAACTACCGGCGCGGCGGGCATGCGATGGACCGCGCGCCGGTGCCGCCGCCGGTAGCGAAGTTCGCGGAGACATGCGGCACCGACGCCCAGTCGTATCGGCGCGATCGGCCGGGCCTGAGCGCCTTTGTGCGAGAGGACGGTCAAATCTATCACACCTATTCGACCTACGCGCGCGGCGTGGACGGCATCTGGGGTGTGTATCCGTGGCTCGACCGCGCGCCGAAAGGCCGCAATGAGACCGGCGTCTGGTGGCGGCGTCACGACGAGTACGACAATGGCTGA
- a CDS encoding helix-turn-helix domain-containing protein, translated as MDSLITAAARALAAGDPLGALNRVALRDDAPALALRGIAMAQLGDLARARALVRRAARAFGPKEAVARARCVIAEAEIALVSRDLSWPTKALDAARARLEQHGDRLNAAHARYLDIRRLLLIGRLDEAEAKLTAIEAAQLPPALRTIHALASAGIALRRLQAKAARAALTRAARAAHDARIPALTAEVASAAHVLTTPAARLIARGQERVLTLDGVEALQASKALVIDACRHLARDAHTTVSLATRPVLFTLARALAEAWPADVPRTALVAHAFRGKSADESHRARLRVEMGRLRTKLRTLADIRATKDGFALVPRRARDVVVLARPVEERHAATLAFLADGESWSSSALALAMGASQRTVQRSLEELAAAGKIQALGHGRARRWMTPPMPGFATTLLLPAPLPGD; from the coding sequence ATGGACTCGCTGATCACGGCCGCGGCCCGCGCGCTCGCCGCGGGTGATCCTCTCGGCGCGCTGAACCGCGTGGCGCTGCGCGACGACGCGCCGGCGCTCGCCTTGCGCGGCATCGCCATGGCGCAGCTCGGCGACCTTGCCCGCGCCAGAGCGTTGGTGCGCCGCGCCGCCCGCGCTTTCGGACCGAAGGAAGCCGTCGCCCGCGCGCGCTGCGTCATCGCCGAGGCCGAGATCGCGCTTGTCTCCCGCGATCTCTCTTGGCCGACGAAGGCACTCGATGCCGCGCGGGCGCGCCTCGAACAGCACGGCGATCGGCTGAACGCCGCGCATGCGCGTTATCTCGATATCCGCCGCCTGCTGCTCATCGGCCGGCTCGACGAGGCCGAGGCGAAACTCACCGCGATCGAGGCGGCGCAGTTGCCGCCGGCGCTGAGAACCATCCACGCGCTTGCGTCCGCCGGCATCGCGCTGCGGCGCTTACAGGCGAAGGCCGCACGCGCTGCGCTGACCCGCGCCGCTCGGGCAGCGCATGACGCCCGCATTCCGGCGCTGACAGCCGAGGTCGCAAGCGCGGCACACGTGCTGACGACTCCGGCCGCTCGCCTGATCGCGCGCGGCCAGGAACGCGTCCTCACGCTCGACGGCGTCGAGGCGCTGCAAGCCTCCAAAGCTTTGGTGATCGACGCCTGTCGCCACCTCGCGCGCGACGCGCACACGACGGTGTCGCTGGCCACGCGTCCGGTGCTGTTCACGCTCGCCCGCGCGCTTGCCGAAGCCTGGCCCGCGGACGTGCCGCGGACGGCGCTCGTGGCGCACGCCTTTCGCGGCAAGAGCGCCGATGAATCGCATCGCGCGCGGCTGCGCGTCGAAATGGGCCGGCTGCGCACCAAGCTTCGCACGCTCGCGGACATCCGCGCGACCAAGGACGGCTTTGCGCTCGTGCCGCGCCGCGCGCGCGACGTCGTCGTGCTGGCGCGCCCCGTCGAGGAAAGGCACGCGGCGACGCTTGCTTTTCTCGCCGACGGTGAATCGTGGTCGAGTTCGGCGCTGGCCTTGGCCATGGGCGCCAGCCAACGCACCGTGCAACGCTCGCTCGAGGAACTTGCCGCGGCGGGTAAGATACAAGCGCTCGGCCATGGCCGCGCGCGCCGCTGGATGACGCCGCCGATGCCCGGATTCGCGACGACCTTGTTACTCCCCGCGCCGCTGCCGGGCGATTAG
- a CDS encoding PQQ-binding-like beta-propeller repeat protein has product MKKATAEIIREYGPFPGVDKVGGVTFDGKNIWIATGDKLNAVDPANGKTVRSIDVAAHAGTAFDGKHLFQIAESGIQKIDPKTGRVLATIPAPGDGGDSGLAWAEGSLWVGQYRERKIHQVDPETGAILRTLHSDRFVTGVTWVDGELWHGTWEGDDSDVRRIDPETEEVLERLEMPPGTAVSGLESDGGDRFFCGGGNVGKVRAIRRPR; this is encoded by the coding sequence ATGAAAAAAGCGACGGCCGAAATCATCCGCGAGTACGGCCCTTTTCCGGGTGTCGATAAGGTCGGCGGCGTCACGTTCGACGGCAAAAATATCTGGATCGCGACCGGCGACAAGCTCAATGCCGTCGATCCCGCGAACGGCAAAACCGTGCGCTCCATCGATGTCGCCGCGCATGCCGGCACGGCGTTCGACGGCAAGCATCTGTTCCAGATCGCCGAGAGCGGCATCCAGAAGATCGATCCGAAGACCGGCCGCGTGCTGGCGACCATTCCGGCGCCCGGCGATGGCGGCGACTCCGGTCTTGCCTGGGCCGAAGGCTCGCTCTGGGTCGGCCAATATCGCGAACGGAAGATTCACCAGGTCGATCCGGAGACCGGCGCGATCCTGCGCACGCTGCACTCGGACCGCTTCGTCACCGGCGTCACCTGGGTCGACGGCGAACTCTGGCACGGCACCTGGGAAGGCGATGATAGCGACGTGCGGCGCATCGATCCCGAGACGGAAGAAGTGCTCGAGCGCCTTGAGATGCCGCCTGGCACCGCCGTGTCCGGACTCGAGTCCGATGGCGGCGATCGCTTCTTCTGCGGCGGCGGCAACGTCGGCAAGGTGCGCGCCATCCGCCGGCCGCGATGA
- a CDS encoding LOG family protein, whose amino-acid sequence MTDTDRHQPSSVPLVDADRTALPSYRLPALDQDFLLGDSMRGVRFMLEYAKAEEALRDWSVRSTIVVFGSARVRENGPGRQAFWYEEARTFGRIASERGGALKPHGKVRDNVIATGGGPGIMEAANRGAADAGAPSIGFNISLPHEQAPNAYSTPDLTFRFHYFAMRKMHLAMRANALVVFPGGFGTLDELFEILNLRITNKAPPVTTVMLDRNFWETVINFDALIDHGMIDRADCSVFRYAESAEEIWDILATTDLTAHSG is encoded by the coding sequence TTGACTGACACCGACCGACATCAGCCGTCGAGCGTTCCGCTCGTCGACGCAGACCGCACCGCGCTTCCTTCCTATCGTCTTCCCGCGCTCGACCAGGATTTCCTCCTGGGCGATTCCATGCGTGGCGTGCGCTTCATGCTCGAATACGCCAAAGCGGAGGAAGCGTTGCGCGACTGGAGCGTACGCTCCACCATCGTCGTGTTCGGTTCCGCGCGCGTGCGCGAGAACGGTCCGGGTCGTCAGGCCTTCTGGTACGAAGAGGCGCGAACATTCGGCCGTATCGCCTCGGAACGTGGCGGCGCGTTGAAGCCGCACGGCAAAGTTCGCGACAACGTCATCGCCACCGGCGGCGGCCCGGGCATCATGGAGGCGGCCAACCGCGGCGCGGCCGATGCCGGCGCGCCGTCGATCGGTTTCAATATTTCACTGCCGCACGAGCAGGCGCCCAACGCCTATTCGACGCCGGATCTGACCTTCCGCTTCCACTACTTCGCGATGCGCAAGATGCATCTGGCGATGCGCGCCAATGCACTGGTGGTGTTTCCCGGCGGCTTCGGCACGCTCGACGAACTGTTCGAGATTCTGAATTTGCGGATCACCAACAAGGCGCCGCCGGTGACCACCGTCATGCTGGACCGAAATTTCTGGGAGACGGTGATCAACTTCGACGCCTTGATCGACCATGGCATGATCGACCGGGCGGATTGCAGCGTGTTCCGCTATGCGGAGAGCGCCGAAGAGATCTGGGACATCCTCGCGACGACCGACCTCACGGCGCATAGCGGTTGA
- a CDS encoding ArsR/SmtB family transcription factor, with the protein MTPAMKQHAARPAAAVIDGIFRALSDPTRRDVVERLSVKPASVSELAASYKMAMPSLLEHLKVLEGSGLVRSEKKGRVRTYELAPDRLKLAEDWLGQQRKLWERRLDQLDAYLLQLKKEGLK; encoded by the coding sequence ATGACTCCTGCGATGAAGCAACACGCCGCGCGGCCTGCGGCAGCCGTGATCGACGGCATCTTCCGGGCGCTGTCCGATCCGACACGCCGCGACGTCGTCGAACGGCTCAGCGTGAAACCGGCGTCGGTCAGCGAACTCGCCGCCTCCTACAAGATGGCGATGCCATCCCTGCTCGAGCATCTCAAAGTGCTCGAAGGCAGCGGGCTGGTTCGCTCCGAGAAGAAAGGCCGCGTGCGCACGTACGAACTCGCGCCCGACCGCCTCAAGCTCGCCGAGGATTGGCTCGGCCAGCAACGCAAGCTTTGGGAACGCCGCCTCGACCAGCTCGATGCCTATTTACTGCAGTTGAAGAAGGAAGGTCTTAAATGA
- a CDS encoding SRPBCC family protein: MKAALAKPDPKFDLVLEREIDVPVSLVWKVWTTPEHLKHWFCPRPWSVSKCELDVRPGGICSTTMLSPEGKEFPNIGCYLDVIENERLVFTDTLLPGFRPAPNPFFTAYLELSPLGPERTRYVATAIHGTEENRTKHEAMGFYDGWGTVVTQMVDYIQGGMKPTA; encoded by the coding sequence ATGAAAGCAGCCTTGGCTAAGCCCGATCCGAAGTTCGACCTCGTGCTGGAGCGCGAGATCGATGTGCCCGTGTCCCTCGTCTGGAAGGTCTGGACGACGCCCGAGCATCTCAAGCACTGGTTCTGCCCGCGCCCCTGGTCGGTGTCGAAATGCGAACTCGACGTACGCCCCGGCGGCATTTGCAGCACGACCATGCTGTCGCCGGAAGGCAAGGAGTTTCCCAACATCGGCTGCTATCTCGACGTCATCGAGAACGAACGGCTGGTGTTCACCGACACGCTGCTGCCCGGCTTCCGGCCGGCGCCCAACCCGTTCTTCACCGCCTATCTCGAGCTGTCGCCGCTCGGCCCCGAGCGCACGCGCTATGTCGCCACCGCCATCCATGGCACGGAAGAAAACCGCACCAAGCACGAAGCGATGGGCTTTTACGACGGCTGGGGCACGGTGGTGACGCAGATGGTCGACTACATCCAGGGCGGGATGAAGCCGACGGCGTAA
- the yghU gene encoding glutathione-dependent disulfide-bond oxidoreductase: protein MTETTDYVPPKVWTWNKPSGGQFANINRPIAGPTHEKELPVGKHPLQLYSLATPNGQKVTIMLEELLALGHKGAEYDAWLIKIGEGQQFGSGFVAVNPNSKIPALMDRSGPKPIRVFESGAILTYLAEKFGALLPTEPAARAECFSWLFWQMGSAPYIGGGFGHFYAYAPVKIEYAIDRFTMEAKRQLDVLDRRLAESKYIAGDDYTIADIAIFPWYGGLVKNWSYNGAEFLSAHEYKNVLRWADMLLERPAVKRGRMVNRVNGDPSTQLHERHDASDFETKTQDKLKATA from the coding sequence ATGACCGAGACCACCGATTACGTGCCACCAAAGGTTTGGACCTGGAATAAGCCGAGCGGCGGCCAGTTCGCCAACATCAACCGGCCGATCGCCGGGCCGACGCATGAGAAGGAATTGCCGGTCGGCAAGCATCCGCTGCAACTTTATTCTCTGGCCACGCCAAACGGTCAGAAGGTCACGATCATGCTCGAGGAGCTTCTGGCGCTCGGGCACAAGGGCGCGGAATACGATGCCTGGCTGATCAAGATCGGCGAAGGCCAGCAGTTCGGCTCCGGCTTCGTCGCGGTGAATCCTAATTCCAAGATCCCCGCTTTGATGGACCGCAGCGGGCCCAAGCCGATCCGCGTTTTCGAGTCGGGTGCGATCCTTACGTATCTCGCGGAAAAATTCGGCGCCCTCCTCCCGACCGAACCGGCCGCGCGCGCCGAATGCTTCTCTTGGCTGTTCTGGCAGATGGGCAGCGCGCCCTATATCGGCGGCGGCTTCGGCCACTTCTACGCTTACGCGCCGGTCAAGATCGAATACGCGATCGACCGCTTCACCATGGAAGCCAAACGGCAGCTCGATGTGCTCGACCGGCGGCTCGCCGAGAGCAAGTATATCGCGGGCGACGATTACACCATCGCCGACATTGCGATCTTCCCGTGGTACGGCGGCCTCGTCAAAAACTGGTCGTATAACGGCGCCGAATTCCTCAGCGCGCATGAATACAAGAACGTGTTGCGCTGGGCCGACATGCTGCTCGAGCGTCCGGCGGTGAAGCGCGGCCGCATGGTCAACCGCGTCAACGGCGATCCGTCGACGCAGTTGCACGAGCGTCACGACGCCAGCGACTTCGAAACCAAGACGCAGGACAAGCTCAAAGCGACTGCGTAA
- a CDS encoding AraC family transcriptional regulator, with protein MADQGDPLADVVTLLQPGAPFSKLVTGVGRWAIRRTEFGRPFYCVLLEGSIRLLVDGHEPITLQAGDFVLIPSAQSFTVSSLEPAEITIVDTQPAQLTGGEFRLGKKDGPADVRMLVGYCVFGSADATLLVSLLPELVVVRGETRLATLVQLVRDESRQTRLAREVVLARLLEVLFIEALRSSAGSAASPGLVRGLADARLAAALRKMHENPAHAWTIAQLANEAALSRSAFFDRFSRAVGISPMEYLLAWRMALAKNMLRRKDSTVAEIADRVGYSSQSTFTVAFTRHVGVPPTRYLAEGVGTPQVV; from the coding sequence ATGGCCGACCAGGGTGATCCGCTCGCCGACGTCGTGACACTGCTGCAGCCGGGCGCCCCCTTCTCCAAGCTGGTCACTGGCGTGGGCCGCTGGGCCATTCGCCGTACGGAATTCGGGCGGCCCTTCTATTGCGTGCTGCTCGAAGGAAGCATCCGTCTTTTGGTCGACGGGCACGAACCTATCACGCTCCAGGCGGGCGACTTCGTTCTGATCCCGTCGGCGCAGAGCTTCACGGTATCGAGTCTGGAGCCCGCGGAAATCACGATCGTTGACACGCAGCCGGCCCAGTTAACCGGCGGCGAATTCAGGCTCGGCAAGAAGGATGGTCCGGCCGATGTCCGGATGCTGGTGGGATATTGTGTCTTCGGCTCTGCCGACGCCACTTTGCTCGTCTCGCTTCTGCCTGAACTTGTCGTCGTGCGAGGCGAGACGCGGCTGGCGACCCTGGTCCAACTCGTGAGGGATGAATCCCGCCAGACGCGGCTCGCGCGCGAGGTCGTCCTGGCGCGGCTTCTCGAGGTTCTCTTCATCGAGGCCTTGCGATCCTCCGCCGGATCGGCGGCCTCACCCGGCTTGGTGCGGGGGCTTGCCGATGCGCGCCTCGCGGCGGCGTTGCGGAAGATGCACGAGAATCCGGCCCATGCCTGGACGATCGCGCAATTGGCCAACGAGGCGGCACTGTCGCGCTCAGCTTTCTTCGACCGGTTCAGCCGCGCCGTGGGCATCTCGCCGATGGAGTATCTGCTCGCGTGGCGTATGGCCCTGGCCAAGAACATGCTGCGGCGAAAGGACAGCACCGTTGCCGAAATCGCCGACCGCGTCGGCTATAGTTCGCAAAGCACGTTCACCGTTGCATTCACGCGCCATGTCGGCGTGCCACCTACTCGGTACCTAGCCGAGGGGGTGGGCACGCCGCAGGTCGTCTAA
- a CDS encoding SDR family oxidoreductase codes for MKTILITGCSSGFGLEIARYFLDRGWNVIATMRSPREDILPPSQNLRVIALDVTNAESIRRAVEAAGPIDVLVNNAGIGFLNAVEGTPMETVREIFETNTLGTIAMTQAVLPQFRQRKAGVIVNVTSTVTMRPLHLLSVYTASKAAVNAFGESMALELAPFNIRVNIVLPGRAPETRFGDNARSRMLAGFPEPYAELVQNVFAAWGQSTEVTHAQDVAEAVWRAANDPSSPMRIPAGADAVALAAEVDALTA; via the coding sequence ATGAAGACCATCCTGATTACCGGATGCTCATCCGGATTCGGTCTCGAGATCGCCCGCTACTTCCTCGATCGCGGCTGGAACGTGATCGCCACGATGCGAAGCCCACGTGAAGACATCCTGCCGCCTTCGCAGAACCTGCGCGTCATTGCGCTGGACGTCACCAACGCGGAGAGCATCCGTCGGGCCGTTGAGGCTGCCGGTCCAATCGACGTCCTGGTCAACAACGCGGGCATCGGCTTCCTGAACGCCGTCGAGGGCACGCCGATGGAGACGGTCCGCGAGATCTTCGAGACCAACACGCTCGGCACAATCGCCATGACGCAGGCAGTGCTACCGCAGTTTCGGCAGCGGAAGGCCGGCGTCATCGTGAACGTGACGTCGACCGTGACGATGCGACCGCTTCACCTGCTCTCCGTCTACACAGCCAGCAAGGCGGCGGTAAACGCGTTCGGCGAATCCATGGCGCTTGAACTCGCGCCCTTCAACATCCGGGTCAACATCGTGCTGCCTGGCCGGGCGCCGGAGACCCGTTTCGGCGACAACGCCCGTTCGCGAATGCTGGCCGGGTTTCCAGAACCATACGCCGAACTGGTACAGAACGTCTTCGCCGCGTGGGGACAGTCGACCGAAGTGACCCACGCGCAAGATGTGGCTGAGGCGGTGTGGCGCGCTGCGAACGATCCGTCGAGCCCCATGCGCATTCCCGCTGGCGCCGACGCCGTGGCCTTAGCCGCCGAAGTTGATGCGCTGACCGCGTGA
- a CDS encoding SDR family oxidoreductase produces MRVFVTGATGFIGSAAVKDLIAAGHQVIGLYRDEEKAAALAATGAEPYRGSIADPESLKDGAARADGVIHLAFNHDFSRFVQNCEDDRRVIAALASVLAGSNRPLIVTSGTPIANTVPGQPAKEDNPPAGSGTHPRAASEEAAREAAANGVNVSIVRLPQVHDTRRQGLITLLIDIYRQKGVCAYVGDGLNRWPAAYVLDVARLYRLAIERAEPNAKYHAVAEEGIAIRDIAQAIGQRLQLPVKSIAADEAQAYFGWLAMFAGHDMPASSAQTRQKLGWQPTGPGLIADLDRLAN; encoded by the coding sequence ATGCGTGTATTTGTGACCGGCGCGACGGGATTTATCGGCAGCGCCGCCGTGAAGGATTTGATTGCGGCCGGCCATCAAGTGATTGGCCTCTATCGCGACGAGGAGAAGGCGGCTGCCCTGGCGGCCACGGGCGCGGAGCCGTATCGCGGATCGATCGCGGACCCCGAGAGCCTCAAGGACGGTGCGGCCCGCGCCGATGGTGTCATCCATTTGGCCTTCAACCACGACTTTTCGCGGTTCGTGCAGAACTGCGAGGACGATCGCCGTGTGATCGCGGCGCTCGCCTCGGTGCTTGCCGGCTCCAACCGGCCGCTCATCGTCACCTCCGGCACGCCGATCGCCAACACCGTGCCCGGCCAGCCGGCGAAGGAAGACAACCCGCCCGCCGGTTCTGGCACTCATCCTCGCGCGGCGTCGGAGGAAGCGGCCCGGGAAGCCGCCGCGAACGGCGTCAACGTTTCGATCGTTCGGCTTCCGCAAGTTCACGACACGCGCCGGCAAGGGCTCATCACGCTATTGATCGACATCTATCGCCAGAAAGGCGTGTGCGCCTATGTCGGCGACGGCCTCAACCGATGGCCGGCAGCCTATGTTCTCGACGTGGCGCGCCTCTACAGGCTGGCGATTGAAAGGGCCGAGCCGAACGCGAAGTATCACGCGGTCGCGGAAGAGGGCATTGCCATACGCGACATCGCGCAAGCCATTGGCCAGCGTCTGCAACTGCCCGTCAAATCCATCGCCGCTGACGAGGCGCAGGCTTACTTCGGCTGGCTCGCGATGTTTGCCGGACACGACATGCCGGCCTCGAGCGCGCAGACGCGGCAAAAGCTCGGATGGCAGCCGACCGGCCCGGGGCTGATCGCGGACCTCGATCGTCTTGCGAACTAG
- a CDS encoding helix-turn-helix transcriptional regulator has product MSDLAATEKLLGSYLKDRRMKLDPAAFGLPTERRRTPGLRREEVAQRANISPTWYTWLEQGRGGAPSADVLDRIARALMLTDVEREHVFLLGLGRPPEARYQKNDGVTPRLQRVLDALDPSPAVIRTALWDVVAWNRAATVMLTDYGSLPPEQRNILRYIFLDPRARALQYDWESVARFVLGAFRVDAARAGAAAEVERLVGELRRVSPEFEAMWRDNEVHGAHGDGVKHIRHPVIGRLAFEFSTFAVDGRTDLSLVVYNPATPDDAERIKSLLDKQQRPQALDDARR; this is encoded by the coding sequence ATGAGCGACCTTGCCGCGACCGAGAAGCTGCTGGGCAGCTACCTGAAAGACCGCCGTATGAAGCTCGACCCGGCGGCCTTCGGCCTGCCGACCGAGCGCCGCCGCACGCCGGGCTTGCGTCGTGAAGAGGTGGCACAGCGCGCCAATATCAGCCCGACCTGGTACACGTGGCTCGAACAAGGACGCGGCGGCGCGCCGTCGGCCGACGTGCTCGACCGTATCGCCCGCGCTTTGATGCTGACCGACGTCGAGCGCGAGCACGTCTTCCTGCTCGGGCTCGGCCGCCCTCCCGAGGCCCGCTATCAAAAGAACGACGGCGTCACGCCGCGTCTGCAGCGCGTGCTCGATGCGCTGGATCCGAGCCCCGCGGTGATCAGGACGGCCCTCTGGGACGTCGTCGCGTGGAATCGCGCGGCGACCGTGATGCTCACCGATTACGGATCGTTGCCGCCGGAGCAACGCAACATCCTGCGCTACATCTTTCTGGATCCACGCGCCCGCGCGCTGCAATACGATTGGGAGAGCGTCGCGCGATTTGTCTTGGGCGCCTTCAGAGTCGATGCGGCCCGCGCGGGCGCCGCGGCGGAGGTGGAGCGTCTCGTCGGCGAACTCCGCCGCGTCAGCCCCGAGTTCGAAGCGATGTGGCGCGACAATGAAGTGCACGGCGCGCATGGCGACGGCGTGAAGCATATCCGTCATCCGGTGATCGGCCGGCTGGCCTTCGAATTCTCCACTTTCGCCGTCGATGGCCGAACGGACCTCAGCCTTGTCGTCTACAATCCGGCAACGCCGGATGACGCCGAGCGGATCAAGTCGCTGCTGGACAAGCAGCAGCGGCCGCAGGCGTTGGACGATGCACGGCGATGA
- a CDS encoding peptide deformylase, whose amino-acid sequence MTVRPLLRFPDPRLKQRAEPVTAFDAALRALAADMLDTLRAAPGIGITAPHIGMPLRVVVLDLGGGEAPRTYVNPSIAFAAPEKIVHQEGSISMPGVTEDVERHARVRVTYQDLDGETQSEDASGLRAVCHQHEIDQLDGIFWIQRLSRLKRDRLIKRFEKIGRVHAG is encoded by the coding sequence ATGACCGTCCGCCCTCTCCTGCGCTTTCCCGATCCGCGCCTGAAGCAGCGCGCCGAACCCGTGACCGCGTTCGACGCCGCGTTGCGCGCGCTCGCCGCGGATATGCTCGACACGCTGCGGGCCGCCCCCGGCATCGGCATCACCGCGCCGCACATCGGCATGCCGCTGCGCGTGGTGGTGCTCGATCTTGGCGGCGGCGAGGCGCCGCGCACCTATGTCAATCCAAGCATCGCCTTCGCGGCACCGGAAAAGATCGTGCATCAGGAAGGCAGCATCTCCATGCCGGGCGTCACCGAGGACGTCGAGCGGCATGCGCGCGTCCGCGTCACCTACCAAGACCTCGACGGTGAAACACAAAGCGAGGACGCCAGCGGGCTGCGCGCCGTATGCCATCAGCACGAGATCGATCAGCTCGACGGCATATTCTGGATCCAGCGGCTTTCGCGCCTCAAGCGCGACAGGCTCATCAAGCGGTTCGAGAAGATCGGTCGTGTTCACGCCGGATAA
- a CDS encoding glutathione S-transferase family protein, whose translation MTITITAFERSPDGGRGLARDTRVRWALEEAGQPYQVRLVSFQAMKEPAHLALHPFGQIPTYEEGDLVLFETGSIVLHIAQHYPGLLPDDANARARAIMWMFAALNTVEPPILELTTAKIHEGDRPWTQARLPLVEERIRARLAQLSRHLGDAAWLDSAFSAGDLMMVSVLLRLKSSGILDEFPNLAAYVSRGEARPAYKRAFAAQLAINKRD comes from the coding sequence ATGACCATCACCATCACCGCCTTCGAGCGCTCGCCCGATGGCGGCCGGGGATTGGCGCGCGATACGCGCGTTCGTTGGGCCCTGGAAGAAGCCGGCCAACCCTATCAGGTTCGCCTTGTGTCATTCCAAGCGATGAAGGAGCCCGCCCATCTGGCGCTTCATCCATTCGGACAGATTCCAACTTACGAGGAAGGCGATCTTGTCCTCTTCGAGACGGGATCGATCGTCCTGCACATCGCCCAACACTATCCGGGACTGTTGCCCGACGATGCCAACGCGCGGGCGCGCGCCATCATGTGGATGTTCGCCGCGCTCAACACGGTGGAACCGCCGATCCTCGAATTGACAACCGCCAAAATCCACGAGGGCGACAGGCCGTGGACGCAGGCGCGCCTGCCTTTAGTCGAAGAGCGCATCCGCGCCCGGCTGGCACAACTGTCCCGCCATTTGGGAGACGCCGCGTGGCTCGACAGCGCATTCAGCGCGGGCGACCTGATGATGGTTTCGGTGCTGCTCCGATTGAAGTCATCCGGCATTCTGGATGAATTTCCGAACTTGGCCGCCTATGTCTCCCGCGGCGAAGCGCGGCCCGCCTATAAGCGCGCCTTCGCGGCTCAACTGGCGATCAACAAGCGTGATTGA